In Deltaproteobacteria bacterium, one genomic interval encodes:
- the tuf gene encoding elongation factor Tu (EF-Tu; promotes GTP-dependent binding of aminoacyl-tRNA to the A-site of ribosomes during protein biosynthesis; when the tRNA anticodon matches the mRNA codon, GTP hydrolysis results; the inactive EF-Tu-GDP leaves the ribosome and release of GDP is promoted by elongation factor Ts; many prokaryotes have two copies of the gene encoding EF-Tu) → GDNVTVTVDLIQPIAMEKELRFAIREGGRTVGAGVVAEILQ, encoded by the coding sequence GGGGATAATGTTACGGTAACTGTTGACTTGATACAGCCGATAGCTATGGAAAAGGAGCTTCGCTTCGCCATACGCGAAGGAGGTAGAACTGTAGGCGCAGGAGTCGTCGCCGAAATACTTCAGTAA